A single Eubalaena glacialis isolate mEubGla1 chromosome 18, mEubGla1.1.hap2.+ XY, whole genome shotgun sequence DNA region contains:
- the CD177 gene encoding LOW QUALITY PROTEIN: CD177 antigen (The sequence of the model RefSeq protein was modified relative to this genomic sequence to represent the inferred CDS: substituted 1 base at 1 genomic stop codon) translates to MSPALLLALLGITVPHXLALPISGVQALTCYWGTLVSVRNSSELPLQWTASQEHCEDGWSCQEVLMLMENGPHVYVVLIKGCTQAADHEPLITQHRAGPGLSIASYTRVCRENLCNHLSTSLPLWAPPPPTALGSVRCPVCLSAKSCRSAAELTCPAESAHCYSGVLLLSAGLGPGGGLTTHLKVQGCMSQAGCNLLNGTQKIGPINLQETCDPKAILTCHRGSMFWTSQDLTQKPVIWSANREQLCNLGEVCQETLLLIDVGLRSLLVGSKGCSKAGTQDSQAVSVHSGPPGVFVASFARFCSSDKCNSAASSSVLLNSLPHPAAPAPGDLQCPTCLSIFGSCTQNSDIVRCPKGTSHCYKGHIAIRGGGLTSPVNIQGCMAQPSSSLLNGTQNIGVFSVIEDHDEAIVPDGAAPAPDLAWVGGLGLCLALWCGAPSLLIPFPRDS, encoded by the exons ATGAGCCCTGCCCTGCTGCTGGCCCTCCTGGGCATCACCGTGCCCC ACTGATTGGCTCTTCCCATCTCAGGAGTGCAGGCCCTGACCTGCTACTGGGGGACACTGGTGTCCGTGAGGAATTCATCGGAACTGCCCCTCCAGTGGACGGCTAGCCAGGAACACTGTGAGGATGGCTGGAGCTGCCAGGAGGTTCTGATGCTGATGGAGAACG GACCCCACGTGTACGTGGTGCTCATCAAGGGCTGCACCCAGGCAGCCGATCACGAGCCCCTCATCACCCAGCACAGGGCAGGCCCCGGCCTGTCCATCGCCTCCTACACCCGGGTGTGCCGGGAGAACTTGTGCAACCATCTCTCCACCAGCCTCCCTCTctgggccccgcccccacccacaG ccctggggtctgtgCGGTGTCCAGTCTGCTTGTCTGCCAAAAGCTGTCGGTCTGCAGCAGAGCTGACCTGCCCCGCCGAGAGCGCACACTGCTACAGTGGGGTTCTCCTGCTCAGTGCTG GTCTGGGACCCGGAGGAGG CCTCACCACCCATCTAAAAGTCCAAGGGTGCATGTCCCAAGCAGGCTGCAACCTGCTTAATGGGACTCAGAAAATCGGGCCCATCAATCTGCAGGAGACCTGTGATCCTAAAG CTATTCTGACCTGTCATCGGGGGAGCATGTTTTGGACTTCTCAAGACCTGACTCAGAAACCTGTCATATGGTCCGCGAATAGGGAGCAGCTGTGTAATCTTGGGGAGGTGTGTCAGGAGACGCTTCTACTCATAGATGTAG GACTCAGATCACTCCTGGTGGGGAGCAAAGGCTGCAGCAAGGCCGGGACACAGGATTCCCAGGCTGTCTCCGTACACTCGGGGCCCCCCGGAGTGTTCGTCGCCTCCTTTGCCCGGTTCTGCTCTTCCGACAAGTGCAACTCGGCTGCCAGCAGCAGCGTCCTGTTGAACTCCCTCCCTCATCCAG CTGCCCCTGCCCCGGGAGACCTGCAATGTCCCACCTGTCTGTCCATCTTTGGATCCTGCACACAAAACTCTGATATTGTGAGGTGTCCTAAGGGCACCAGTCATTGTTACAAGGGTCACATTGCTATCAGGGGAG GTGGGCTGACCTCCCCAGTGAACATCCAGGGCTGCATGGCCCAACCTTCCAGCTCCTTGTTGAACGGTACCCAGAATATTGGGGTCTTTTCCGTGATTGAGGACCATGATGAAGCTATAGTGCCCGATGGAGCTGCCCCTGCCCCCGACCTGGCTTGGGTGGGAGGGCTGGGACTATGCCTAGCCCTTTGGTGTGGGGCGCCCTCCCTGCTGATCCCATTTCCCCGTGATTCTTAG